The genomic stretch GCCGCCGCGCCGCCGCCGCCGCCGGGGAGGGATACGGCATCGAGGCCGACCTCCTCAACGAGCCCGAGCCCTTCGACCGCCGGGCCATCCCCCATCCCCTCCTCGCCCTCCTTCCGCTCCTCCTCGTCGGGATCATGAACAAGGCCTTCACCGTCGCCATTCCCCGCGTCTACGGCGCCTCCTACTCGTTCGACTCGACCGTCGTCGGCAAGGCCGTTCCCGTCGTCCAGGAGATCCCGAAGATCGCCGCCATCTGGGCCGTCGAGGGAGCCCTCCTGATCGGCATCGCGAGCGTCCTCGTCCTGGCCTGGAAGCCGGTGACCCGCCGCTTCGCCGAGGGGGCGAAGTCGGCCGTTTCCGGAGCCCTCCTCGCCTCGATGAACACCGCCTCCGAATACGGATTCGGGGCCGTCATCGCCGCCCTCCCCGGGTTCCTCGTCGTCGCCCAGGGCCTGAAGGCGATCCCCCATCCGCTGGTCAACGAGGCCGTCACCGTCACCACCCTCGCCGGGATGACCGGCTCAGCCTCCGGCGGCCTCGGCATCGCCCTCGCCGCCCTCTCCGAGACCCTGATCGCGAATGCCCAGTCGGCGGGCATCCCCCTCGAGGTCTTCCACCGCATCGCGGCGATGGCGAGCGGCGGCATGGACACCCTGCCGCACAACGGCGCCGTCATCACCCTCCTCGCCGTCACCGGCCTCACCCACCGCGTCGCCTACCGGGACATCTTCGCCCTCACCCTGATCAAGACGACGGCCGTCTTCGTCGTCATCGCCGTCTACGTCGTGACCGGCCTCCATTGATCGGCGCGGGCGGCTATTTTTTCGCGGCCCGCCCCTTGGCGGCGGGCTTCCCCGCCTTCTTCCTCGGACGGGCCTTCCGCGCCGGGCGATGCTTCGCCTTCAGGTAGGCCGCCTTCCGTTCCGGCGTCCAGAACTCCATGTCGGTCGTCTGCTCCAGCAGGGCGTCGATCTCGCCGAGGTCGATCAGCCACTTGCACGGCGTCGGCCTCTCGACGGTCTTCAGGAAATCGGCAATGATGTAATTATGGATCGTCTGCACCGAGATTCCCTTCAGCTTCGCCGCATAGGAGATCGGCACCATCTTGCGCGGGCGCTTCGGCACCAGCTTGTACTCGCCGCCGCCGACCGGCATGCAGTCGTAGAAGGCGAAGTTGAACTTCCCGCCCGCCTCGCTCCCCGGCCTCGATCCCGGTCCCGAAGCCAACCCTTGAGCCCGGAGCCGATGAAAGAGACCTTCCTCCTCAGCCCCGCCTCGTGGACGGCGCTCCTGAAATTCCTCGCCCGGGCCGACCTCAAGGGACACGAGGTCCCCGAGTTCTCCCGCTTGCTGCAGGAATTGGAGCGGGAGCGGAAGCGCGTCGCGGCTTACGCCGCGGCAGCTACAGAATCTCGCCCAGCGTGACCTTGCCGTCGTAGAGCGCCTTGCCGACGATGGCGCCGTAGAGGCTCGGGATCTCGCGCAGCTTGCGGATGTGGTCGACGGTCCCGATGCCGCCCGAGGCGATGACGGGGACCTTCACGGCGGCGAGGAGATCGTTGAGGGCGGGGTAATTCGGCCCGGTGAACATCCCGTCGGTCGAGATGTCGGTGTAGATGATGAGGCCGACCCCGG from Verrucomicrobium sp. GAS474 encodes the following:
- a CDS encoding GntP family permease, with amino-acid sequence MSVLIVLAALVFLMVVAYRGYSVILFAPVAALGAVLLTDPALVAPMFTGLFMEKMVGFVKLYFPVFLLGAVFGKVIELSGFSKAIVASVIRVIGARRAMLSIVLVCAILTYGGVSLFVVVFAVYPFAAEMFRQGGIPKRLIPGTIALGAFTFTMDALPGTPQIQNLIPTAFFRTTIYAAPWLGLIGGGVILAAGLGYLEWRRRAAAAAGEGYGIEADLLNEPEPFDRRAIPHPLLALLPLLLVGIMNKAFTVAIPRVYGASYSFDSTVVGKAVPVVQEIPKIAAIWAVEGALLIGIASVLVLAWKPVTRRFAEGAKSAVSGALLASMNTASEYGFGAVIAALPGFLVVAQGLKAIPHPLVNEAVTVTTLAGMTGSASGGLGIALAALSETLIANAQSAGIPLEVFHRIAAMASGGMDTLPHNGAVITLLAVTGLTHRVAYRDIFALTLIKTTAVFVVIAVYVVTGLH